The following are encoded together in the Aciduricibacillus chroicocephali genome:
- the tsf gene encoding translation elongation factor Ts: MAITAKMVKELREQTGAGMMDCKKALTETNGDMEKAVDYLRENGIAKAAKKAGRIAAEGSTYITTEGNTAVLIEVNCETDFVTKNDQFKQLLEDLGKHLVSQKPADLETALSQKLNGSDETVETYINAIVAKIGEKISLRRFAIVDKTDNDAFGAYLHMGGRIGVLALLEGTTDEAVAKDVAMHIAAVNPRYVSRDEVSSEEVDREREVLKAQALNEGKPEKIVEKMVEGRLGKFFEDICLLEQSFVKDPDMKVKQFVSDKGATVKSFVRYEVGEGMEKREENFAEEVMSQIKK, translated from the coding sequence AAACTAACGGAGATATGGAAAAAGCAGTAGATTATCTTCGTGAAAACGGTATTGCAAAAGCAGCTAAAAAAGCTGGCCGTATTGCAGCTGAAGGTTCAACATATATTACTACAGAAGGTAATACAGCAGTGTTGATCGAAGTTAACTGTGAAACAGACTTTGTTACTAAAAATGATCAGTTCAAGCAGCTTCTTGAGGATCTTGGTAAGCACCTTGTTTCACAAAAGCCGGCTGATCTTGAAACAGCCCTATCCCAGAAATTGAACGGTAGTGATGAGACTGTTGAAACATACATCAACGCTATCGTCGCGAAAATTGGTGAAAAGATTTCTCTACGTCGTTTTGCAATTGTTGATAAAACAGATAATGATGCATTCGGCGCATACTTGCATATGGGCGGACGTATCGGTGTACTTGCTCTTCTTGAAGGAACAACTGACGAAGCTGTTGCCAAAGATGTCGCAATGCATATCGCTGCAGTAAACCCTCGTTATGTTTCACGTGACGAAGTTTCATCTGAAGAGGTCGATCGTGAGCGTGAAGTATTGAAAGCACAAGCACTAAATGAAGGCAAGCCTGAGAAAATTGTAGAAAAAATGGTTGAAGGCCGCCTTGGCAAATTCTTCGAGGATATTTGCTTGCTTGAGCAGAGCTTCGTTAAGGATCCAGATATGAAAGTTAAGCAGTTTGTTTCTGATAAAGGCGCAACTGTAAAATCATTCGTTCGTTATGAAGTTGGCGAAGGTATGGAAAAACGCGAAGAAAACTTTGCTGAAGAAGTTATGAGCCAAATCAAAAAATAA